TCTCTCCGCCTGTTCCAACAACGCGCCTTCGTCCCTCCAGAACACGCCCTCGCATCGTCCACCCTCGAGGCCTCATTCAAGGCCACACTCAGTGGTTTCGATCAGGGATAATCCTTGCTTTACCCACGTCGCAACGAATCAACCACTTTCACTTCAAGACACCGCTAGCGCGGTCGAAGACAGAACCAGCTGTGATCCAATGCCATCTAAAGCCCCGAAAAGTATGCTAACACGAAGAGCCTTAACGTTACCCGAGGGGGAAGACGCAAGAACAACGCCTAAAGAGCAGCAGAACCCTTCATCTTCCCAAACCATCGCTAGTTCGAACGCGTCCGTTAGGTACAGTTCTCTCCAGTTCGCCAGGAACTCTACCGGTGATTCGAACTACCCCCTTGTGGACGTAGTCCACAGGAGTCAGCAGATAGGCCAACAGAAGAGTCCTCCAGTGCATCTTCCTAAGCAGGAAAGCAGGAGCAGGTCGTACCTCCATAGGATTAAGGCTAAAACTATGTATATGCCGTTACACGAAGGGCCTAATTTCAATTCTAAATCTAAGGTTTCGCCGAATAGTTCTAAGCTCTTCAATAAAGGCTGGCTGTCAAAATCTGCTCCCACCACACCTTGCGGGAACTTTGCACCCAGTTTTCCTGGTCATAAACGCAACGCTTCCAACAGCCAGAAGAACAGGAACAGGATGGAGGACGACAGTCCTTTACTGAGGGAACGTGACGAGTCTGACGAAGAAACGAATCGTTGTCAGGATTCTTAACTATGAGCTTTTCCCATTCTTCCGATTATTCCATTTTCAACGAGTTGCAGGTAATTAGTTGCCAAAACGCTACTTTTGTAAGATTCCGCTGTTGAATAGTGAGATTATAGGTCGTGAGCTTATCTGGGTAAGGCTCGTTAGTGCTGTGAAATTAAGGAGTTATGCCGATAAGTAGAATTTACACTGGAGTGAAAATTAGTAAGGTAAAAACGGTCttttcattgagaatattcaTCCATCAGGCCATGTTGAAAACCAGCTGCAACGATTATCCGTTAATGAAAGAATTACTgacttaaaaattataaaatatctaGCTTATCAGTCGATAAACAGTAGTACATCGCCACAAAAGTCCTTATGTTCTACTATTTTGACCCAATGTATTTCTTTTTAAGTAAATTTCAAGTTCATTACTAAATCCTAGAATGTTTCCATTGATACTTCCATGTCAGAGATGATTGATACATAGAAGAAACAATCCCGTTAGTCAATCCAACTGATTCCAGTTGTTCCAAATAACAAGCTCTCATCAAAATCGTAGTAAGCCCCGAAATTTCAAAAGTTGACGTTTTGTTTTGACAACACAAAACGTCAACTGTCAAAAGTTTATAAATTTTTGACGACGAATCCATCTTTGATCACGCCTTTCGGAGTTTTTTTCACGATGTTCAATAAATAGTTATTAGAGCTATGCGAATGAATCTTAacgagaaatatttcaaatgtcTGCATCCAAGTATGAATAAaattcattcttgtcgcatgaCCTTCGAACTTGGAATATTGTGATATAAACAAAATTAATTCTTCAAAATTCGTTCAACAGCGAACAAAAAAGGCTAGCAGATTACAGAAAAGCTTGACAAACTTGCATCTTCAATTAAAgaattcgaaaatttgaatttgtcaATGATGAACTGGTAACTACT
Above is a window of Coccinella septempunctata chromosome 5, icCocSept1.1, whole genome shotgun sequence DNA encoding:
- the LOC123313452 gene encoding uncharacterized protein LOC123313452, translating into MTTQLGRQCDGGHYTCTAPKECCKQGCCFVNSVRSPVFQSGNIVNPLFLGHWYFWLAVTATVAGILCACSLWKRHHQGGICCRNSGRDDRASEPESNGSCYAPPQYSRCNSFYQPPPPYSEVTSKPDLYPLVISFNGDPVIKANNGASGYFMVQYFRNFIVRPVGSISATSTLDSLSSSYICSATNEANIIVPPPYSGISSLEEVTSTNNPEGFSMTHSVSSSPSSDLNQFLSACSNNAPSSLQNTPSHRPPSRPHSRPHSVVSIRDNPCFTHVATNQPLSLQDTASAVEDRTSCDPMPSKAPKSMLTRRALTLPEGEDARTTPKEQQNPSSSQTIASSNASVRYSSLQFARNSTGDSNYPLVDVVHRSQQIGQQKSPPVHLPKQESRSRSYLHRIKAKTMYMPLHEGPNFNSKSKVSPNSSKLFNKGWLSKSAPTTPCGNFAPSFPGHKRNASNSQKNRNRMEDDSPLLRERDESDEETNRCQDS